In Streptomyces sp. NBC_00483, a single window of DNA contains:
- a CDS encoding MerR family transcriptional regulator: protein MLEIKPESTSRAIPAAGVSIAEAARRTGVSVHTLRYYERAGLVVSPVDRTSTNRRRYRELDLKWIVICTKLRATGMPIRGIRVYAELVAAGPGNEAERLALLEAHRAEVLAKLAETRENLKMIDHKIDVYRDSMAAGEADRLWAPVDPRLP, encoded by the coding sequence GTGCTCGAAATCAAGCCCGAATCCACGTCCCGAGCCATCCCCGCAGCAGGCGTGAGCATCGCCGAGGCGGCCCGCCGCACCGGGGTCAGCGTGCACACCTTGCGCTATTACGAGCGCGCGGGCCTGGTCGTCAGCCCCGTCGACCGCACCAGTACCAATCGCCGCCGGTACCGGGAGCTCGACCTCAAGTGGATCGTCATCTGCACCAAACTGCGCGCCACCGGCATGCCCATCCGCGGCATCCGCGTCTACGCCGAACTGGTCGCGGCCGGTCCTGGCAACGAGGCGGAGCGGCTGGCGCTGCTCGAGGCCCATCGCGCCGAGGTGCTGGCCAAGTTGGCGGAGACCCGGGAGAACCTGAAGATGATCGACCACAAGATCGACGTCTACCGGGACAGCATGGCCGCGGGCGAGGCCGACCGGTTGTGGGCCCCGGTCGACCCCCGGCTGCCGTGA
- a CDS encoding SDR family NAD(P)-dependent oxidoreductase produces the protein MSPEGVGERWEDDTHRVVLVTGAAGGLGGCIAARFYDHGYRVALADLDEEAAAKAAAELDPTGENTVGLALDVRDKEAFARARDRLVEQWGAVHVLVNNAGHSKVESLMDITPESFAAVVETNMHGTFFGCQVFGSYFAERGYGRIVNLGSLAGQNGGTATGAHYAAAKGGVATLTKVFARDLGPRGVTVNAVSPGPQDLPVVRRTVDPDKLAQMETVIPVGRLGRPQFIADMVVLLSAEHADTVTGACWDANGGLFMR, from the coding sequence GTGAGCCCGGAGGGTGTGGGGGAGCGCTGGGAGGACGACACGCACCGCGTGGTCCTGGTCACCGGGGCGGCCGGCGGCCTCGGCGGCTGCATCGCCGCGCGTTTCTACGACCACGGGTACCGGGTCGCCCTGGCCGACCTCGACGAGGAGGCCGCCGCCAAGGCCGCGGCCGAGCTCGACCCGACCGGCGAGAACACCGTCGGCCTCGCCCTCGACGTCCGCGACAAGGAAGCCTTCGCCCGCGCCCGCGACCGGCTCGTCGAACAGTGGGGCGCGGTGCACGTCCTCGTGAACAACGCCGGGCACTCCAAGGTCGAGTCACTCATGGACATCACCCCGGAGAGCTTCGCCGCCGTGGTGGAGACCAACATGCACGGCACCTTCTTCGGCTGCCAGGTCTTCGGCTCGTACTTCGCCGAGCGGGGCTACGGACGCATCGTCAACCTCGGTTCGCTCGCGGGCCAGAACGGCGGCACGGCGACCGGCGCCCACTACGCGGCGGCCAAGGGCGGCGTCGCCACGCTCACCAAGGTCTTCGCCCGCGACCTCGGCCCGCGCGGCGTCACCGTCAACGCCGTCTCGCCGGGCCCGCAGGACCTGCCGGTGGTGCGCCGCACCGTGGACCCGGACAAGCTCGCGCAGATGGAGACGGTGATCCCGGTGGGCCGCCTCGGCCGCCCGCAGTTCATCGCCGACATGGTCGTCCTGCTCTCCGCCGAGCACGCCGACACGGTGACCGGCGCGTGCTGGGACGCCAACGGGGGTCTGTTCATGCGGTGA
- a CDS encoding acyl-CoA dehydrogenase family protein, which produces MTQTLDNVLDLVAERRAEFEAGRHVPRDMIAEFKKAGLYRASAPRRFGGEPLPPAEFLRLIERISRVDGSAGWVASFGSSLIYLAALPLETQKKLYADGPDVAFAGGLFPVQPAEPVDGGYRISGRWKFASGCKGADVLGVGIKVGEDRAGRPRTAVLRPEDVEIVENWDVIGMRGTGSHDLAVDGVVVPEEWTFVRGGEPTVDEPLYRYPAVPYAAQVLAVVGLGVARAALDQVITEGGRASYTGGPVAADRAAYRIAVGRAEARLRSARAFFYEITEEVWETVLSGDPATAHQASLLRLASTALAQDSFDVARTAYQLAGIRAIADGSPMQRYLRDASVVPQHAFLQEGLYDGAGAVLMGVDPFPGYL; this is translated from the coding sequence ATGACGCAGACATTGGACAACGTGCTGGACCTGGTGGCCGAGCGCAGGGCGGAATTCGAGGCGGGGCGCCACGTACCGCGCGACATGATCGCCGAATTCAAGAAGGCGGGCCTCTACCGCGCCAGCGCGCCCCGCCGTTTCGGCGGCGAACCGCTGCCACCGGCCGAATTCCTGCGCCTGATCGAGCGGATATCGCGGGTCGACGGATCGGCCGGCTGGGTCGCGAGTTTCGGCTCCTCCCTGATCTATCTCGCGGCGCTGCCGCTGGAGACCCAGAAGAAGCTGTACGCGGACGGGCCCGACGTCGCCTTCGCCGGCGGCCTCTTCCCCGTCCAGCCCGCCGAACCGGTCGACGGCGGCTACCGGATCTCGGGCCGCTGGAAGTTCGCGAGCGGCTGCAAGGGCGCCGACGTCCTCGGCGTCGGCATCAAGGTCGGCGAGGACCGGGCGGGCCGGCCGCGCACCGCGGTGCTGCGCCCCGAGGACGTCGAGATCGTCGAGAACTGGGACGTCATCGGGATGCGCGGCACCGGCAGCCACGACCTCGCCGTCGACGGCGTCGTCGTCCCCGAGGAGTGGACCTTCGTCCGCGGCGGCGAGCCGACCGTCGACGAACCGCTCTACCGCTACCCGGCCGTGCCGTACGCGGCGCAGGTCCTCGCCGTCGTCGGCCTCGGCGTGGCGCGCGCCGCGCTCGACCAGGTCATCACCGAGGGCGGGCGCGCCAGTTACACCGGAGGTCCTGTCGCCGCCGACCGGGCCGCGTACCGGATCGCGGTGGGCCGGGCGGAGGCCCGGCTGCGCTCGGCCCGCGCCTTCTTCTACGAGATCACCGAAGAGGTGTGGGAGACCGTGCTGAGCGGCGATCCGGCCACCGCGCACCAGGCCAGCCTGCTGCGGCTCGCCTCCACGGCCCTCGCGCAGGACTCCTTCGACGTCGCCCGCACCGCCTACCAGCTCGCGGGCATCCGGGCCATCGCGGACGGCAGCCCGATGCAGCGCTATCTGCGGGACGCCTCCGTGGTGCCGCAGCACGCGTTCCTTCAGGAGGGCCTGTACGACGGGGCGGGGGCGGTGCTCATGGGCGTCGACCCGTTCCCCGGCTATCTCTGA
- a CDS encoding ATP-binding protein has translation MPATADLACPDLTRLFEAVDHCVLVHDARTKDILWANPAARTALGFTLDELKPLKAPDMSSNAAQYARHIGVAWLQRAADEGRSRIEWCYRSKSGTDILSEALAKRVELSVGPVVMVQFRDIAEEKATRRDLTRTEARLQAFLRNLDEGIVVLDDDGRIVFAGESAGILLDRDPDAMLGTDFTEFLAADSSAVLRDVLKDTSRGGRPTDTRYRLSVPDGAGGGPDRWFAARCQYIDIENDLRGLLLLFHDITDTVHTEEEHRRDAQYLNHLARYNAMGDMAMAIAHEVSQPIAAAHNFVAGALGRIDDTPEPGSLRWGLDHATRQLERATTILSSLRAYVVRLEDAKQSADVNDIVADCAYFVDVRARAHQIAVRWERTEADLPVSCEKVLIGQVVMNLAFNALEEMARWPDEPGQVTIATRRDADCAEVEVRDTGGGLPASSDGRIFDGVFTSKGNGHGIGLALSHRIITRHGGEIEAFPNSPRGTVFRFRLPLRGAAGAGGPGS, from the coding sequence ATGCCCGCCACCGCCGACCTCGCCTGCCCCGACCTGACCCGACTCTTCGAGGCCGTCGACCACTGCGTCCTGGTGCACGACGCCCGCACCAAGGACATCCTGTGGGCCAACCCCGCCGCGCGCACCGCGCTCGGCTTCACCCTCGACGAGCTGAAGCCGCTCAAGGCCCCCGACATGAGCTCCAACGCGGCGCAGTACGCGCGGCACATCGGCGTCGCCTGGCTCCAGCGCGCCGCCGACGAGGGCCGCAGCCGCATCGAGTGGTGCTACCGGTCGAAGTCCGGCACCGACATCCTCAGCGAGGCGCTCGCCAAGCGCGTGGAACTGTCGGTCGGACCCGTCGTCATGGTGCAGTTCCGCGACATCGCGGAGGAGAAGGCCACCCGCCGCGACCTCACCCGCACCGAGGCCAGGTTGCAGGCGTTCCTGCGCAACCTCGACGAGGGCATCGTGGTGCTCGACGACGACGGCCGGATCGTCTTCGCGGGCGAATCCGCGGGCATCCTGCTCGACCGGGACCCCGACGCCATGCTCGGCACGGACTTCACCGAGTTCCTCGCGGCCGATTCGAGCGCCGTCCTGCGCGACGTACTGAAGGACACCTCACGCGGCGGCCGCCCCACCGACACCCGCTACCGGCTCTCGGTCCCCGACGGCGCGGGCGGCGGCCCCGACCGCTGGTTCGCGGCGCGCTGCCAGTACATCGACATCGAGAACGACCTGCGGGGCCTGCTGCTCCTCTTCCACGACATCACCGACACGGTGCACACCGAGGAGGAACACCGGCGCGACGCCCAGTACCTCAACCACCTGGCCCGCTACAACGCCATGGGTGACATGGCGATGGCCATCGCCCACGAGGTCAGCCAGCCCATCGCGGCCGCCCACAACTTCGTCGCGGGAGCCCTCGGCCGCATCGACGACACCCCGGAGCCCGGCTCGCTGCGCTGGGGCCTCGACCACGCCACCCGCCAACTGGAGCGAGCCACCACCATCCTGTCGAGCCTGCGCGCCTACGTGGTGCGCCTGGAGGACGCGAAACAATCCGCCGACGTGAACGACATCGTCGCCGACTGCGCGTACTTCGTCGACGTACGGGCCAGGGCGCACCAGATCGCCGTGCGCTGGGAACGCACGGAAGCGGATCTGCCCGTCAGCTGCGAGAAGGTGCTCATCGGGCAGGTCGTCATGAACCTCGCGTTCAACGCCCTTGAGGAGATGGCCCGTTGGCCCGACGAACCGGGGCAGGTCACCATCGCCACCCGCAGGGACGCCGACTGTGCGGAGGTCGAGGTGCGCGACACCGGCGGCGGACTGCCGGCATCGTCGGACGGACGGATCTTCGACGGCGTGTTCACCTCGAAGGGCAACGGTCACGGTATCGGCCTCGCCCTGAGCCATCGCATCATCACCCGCCACGGTGGTGAGATCGAGGCGTTCCCCAACTCCCCGCGCGGCACCGTCTTCCGGTTCCGGCTGCCGCTGAGGGGAGCCGCGGGCGCCGGGGGCCCCGGCTCGTAA
- a CDS encoding response regulator transcription factor: MTGEPAADLVYVLDDDEQLCLSLAWLLESVHIRTEWFTDADAFLDAFDPDRPACLVLDVRMPGIGGFHVQELLNAQGAALPIVFVSAHGDIPMSVRALQAGAVDFLEKPYDPQRLLDILQNALREAGERYARRTEQRSLRERITHLSPREREILRQVVEGIPSKVIARQLGISLKTVDAHRARIREKTDADTLGALIGDMMRCGLRPEEV, from the coding sequence ATGACAGGTGAACCGGCGGCCGACCTCGTCTACGTGCTCGACGACGACGAGCAACTGTGCCTCTCCCTGGCCTGGTTGCTGGAGTCCGTGCACATCAGGACGGAGTGGTTCACCGACGCCGACGCCTTCCTCGACGCCTTCGACCCGGACCGCCCGGCCTGCCTCGTCCTCGACGTACGCATGCCGGGCATCGGCGGATTCCACGTACAGGAACTCCTCAACGCCCAGGGCGCGGCGCTGCCCATCGTCTTCGTGTCCGCGCACGGCGACATCCCCATGTCGGTGCGCGCCCTGCAGGCCGGGGCCGTCGACTTCCTGGAGAAGCCCTACGATCCCCAGCGACTGCTCGACATCCTGCAGAACGCCCTGCGGGAGGCGGGCGAACGCTACGCGCGCCGAACCGAGCAGCGCTCCCTGCGCGAGCGGATCACCCACCTCAGCCCGCGCGAACGCGAGATCCTGCGCCAGGTCGTCGAGGGCATCCCCAGCAAGGTGATCGCGCGGCAGCTCGGCATCAGCCTGAAGACGGTCGACGCCCACCGTGCGCGCATCCGCGAGAAGACGGACGCCGACACCCTCGGCGCGCTCATCGGCGACATGATGCGCTGCGGCCTGCGCCCCGAGGAGGTGTGA
- a CDS encoding APC family permease produces the protein MTVQSAGPDAGQQPRTRLRKGAVGVTGMVFFVLSAQAPLTGVAGTLPIPLGLGNGGAAPAVYLVVGVMVGLFAVGFIAMSRHVTDAGAFYAYVTRGLGRPLGVGASQAAILCYSATQAALYGLYGVVAQGLGQRYLSLDLPWWAWTLATMLLVQALGSLNIELGARLLAVLVVAETSVLLLFAGHQLLSGGGPHGLDIAGSFAPSAFFTGAPGVALTFAIGCLLGFESTALYAKEARDPARTVPRATYVSVAVISLFFALVSWMIVSYYGADRVQGAALDALREGDATSVVLTPLTDTLGGWAGDVTQILLASSLLAGVVAFHNGINRYFHSLGQAGVLPRGLARTNRHGAPYAASLAQTVLAAVLVVPFALAGADPVLTLLTWGGGVSVLALMLLYLLTSVSVIVFFRRTRLDGRIWHTMLAPLLAIALLCGATVLALRNFTTLVSASGTTALILELTVVAVFAGGVVLGRLRPGDGVEARTHEGSEES, from the coding sequence GTGACCGTGCAGTCCGCAGGACCGGATGCAGGACAGCAGCCGCGCACCCGGCTGCGCAAGGGCGCCGTGGGCGTGACCGGCATGGTGTTCTTCGTGCTGTCCGCGCAGGCGCCCCTCACCGGCGTCGCGGGCACCCTGCCCATCCCGCTCGGCCTCGGCAACGGCGGCGCCGCGCCCGCCGTCTATCTCGTGGTCGGCGTCATGGTCGGCCTGTTCGCCGTCGGGTTCATCGCGATGAGCCGGCACGTGACCGACGCCGGCGCCTTCTACGCGTACGTGACACGCGGCCTCGGCCGGCCGCTCGGCGTCGGCGCCTCGCAGGCGGCGATCCTCTGCTACAGCGCGACACAGGCCGCGCTCTACGGCCTGTACGGCGTGGTGGCGCAGGGACTCGGGCAGCGCTACCTCTCGCTCGATCTGCCGTGGTGGGCGTGGACGCTCGCCACGATGCTCCTCGTGCAGGCGCTCGGTTCCCTCAACATCGAGCTCGGGGCGCGTCTGCTCGCCGTGCTCGTCGTCGCCGAGACCTCGGTGCTGCTGCTGTTCGCGGGCCATCAACTCCTCAGCGGCGGCGGCCCGCACGGCCTCGACATCGCCGGGTCGTTCGCCCCGTCCGCCTTCTTCACCGGCGCGCCCGGCGTGGCGCTGACCTTCGCGATCGGCTGTCTCCTCGGGTTCGAGTCGACCGCCCTGTACGCGAAGGAGGCACGGGACCCCGCGCGCACGGTGCCCCGGGCCACCTATGTGTCGGTCGCGGTGATCTCGCTGTTCTTCGCCCTCGTCTCCTGGATGATCGTGAGCTACTACGGCGCCGACCGGGTGCAGGGGGCGGCGCTCGACGCGCTGCGCGAGGGCGATGCCACGTCCGTCGTCCTCACACCCCTCACGGACACGCTCGGCGGCTGGGCCGGTGATGTCACGCAGATCCTGCTGGCCAGTTCGCTGCTCGCGGGCGTCGTCGCCTTCCACAACGGGATCAACCGCTACTTCCACTCGCTCGGCCAGGCCGGGGTGCTGCCCCGCGGGCTGGCCCGCACCAACCGGCACGGGGCGCCCTACGCGGCGAGCCTGGCCCAGACGGTGCTCGCCGCCGTCCTCGTCGTGCCGTTCGCCCTCGCCGGGGCCGATCCGGTGCTCACGCTGCTGACCTGGGGCGGCGGCGTCAGCGTGCTCGCCCTGATGCTGCTGTACCTGCTCACCTCGGTGTCCGTGATCGTGTTCTTCCGCAGGACGCGGCTCGATGGGAGGATCTGGCACACCATGCTCGCCCCACTGCTCGCGATCGCCCTGCTGTGCGGCGCGACCGTACTGGCGCTGCGCAACTTCACCACCCTGGTGTCCGCGTCCGGTACCACGGCGCTGATCCTGGAACTGACCGTGGTCGCGGTGTTCGCCGGGGGAGTGGTCCTCGGCCGCCTGCGACCGGGTGATGGGGTGGAGGCACGTACGCACGAAGGAAGCGAGGAATCATGA